One segment of Macrotis lagotis isolate mMagLag1 chromosome 1, bilby.v1.9.chrom.fasta, whole genome shotgun sequence DNA contains the following:
- the OR52W1 gene encoding olfactory receptor 52W1 — protein sequence MTEEFPLSNTSFPCPASFLLTGIPGLGTMHAWLSVPFGSMYLLALLGNATLLAMVKVDTTLHQPMFLLLATLAATDLGLASSVAPGLLAILWLGPQPIPYAACLTQMFFVHALTAMESGVLLAMACDRAVAVGNPLRYPTLVTGAHVGWVTVALVLRAVAIVVPFPLLVARFKQFQMKAVAHAYCEHMAVVELVADNTRVNNLYGLALSLGVSGVDVMGIAGSYGLIARTVLRLPTREARTKAFGTCSSHICVILAFYIPGLFSYLTHRFGRRTVPRPVHILLSNIYLLLPPSLNPLIYGARTKQIRDRLLSFFSPWKGQL from the coding sequence ATGACAGAAGAGTTCCCACTGTCAAACACCTCCTTCCCTTGCCCAGCTTCCTTCCTGTTAACAGGCATCCCAGGCCTGGGCACCATGCATGCCTGGCTCTCCGTGCCCTTTGGTTCCATGTACCTGCTAGCTCTGCTTGGCAATGCTACTCTGCTGGCCATGGTGAAGGTAGATACTACACTGCATCAACCCATGTTTCTACTCCTAGCCACCCTGGCTGCCACTGACCTGGGCCTGGCCTCCTCTGTGGCCCCAGGCTTGTTGGCCATCCTGTGGCTTGGGCCCCAACCCATCCCCTATGCTGCCTGTCTGACCCAAATGTTCTTTGTCCATGCCCTGACTGCCATGGAATCAGGTGTCCTACTTGCCATGGCCTGTGACCGGGCAGTGGCCGTGGGGAATCCACTACGCTATCCAACGCTGGTCACAGGTGCCCATGTGGGTTGGGTCACTGTGGCATTAGTGTTGCGGGCTGTGGCCATTGTGGTGCCCTTCCCATTGCTGGTGGCTCGATTCAAGCAATTCCAGATGAAGGCTGTGGCCCATGCTTATTGTGAACATATGGCAGTGGTGGAGTTAGTAGCTGACAACACAAGAGTCAACAACCTTTATGGGCTGGCACTATCTCTGGGAGTATCAGGAGTGGATGTGATGGGCATTGCAGGCTCTTATGGCCTCATTGCTCGCACAGTGCTGAGGCTTCCCACTAGAGAGGCCCGGACCAAGGCTTTTGGTACCTGCAGTTCTCACATCTGTGTCATCCTGGCCTTCTATATTCCTGGCCTCTTCTCCTACCTCACACATAGATTCGGGCGCAGAACTGTACCCCGTCCAGTGCACATTTTACTTTCAAACATCTACCTGCTGTTACCTCCATCCCTCAACCCACTCATCTATGGTGCCCGCACCAAACAGATTCGGGACAGGCTGCTCTCATTCTTCTCACCCTGGAAGGGTCAGCTTTGA